From a single Ischnura elegans chromosome 7, ioIscEleg1.1, whole genome shotgun sequence genomic region:
- the LOC124162734 gene encoding achaete-scute homolog 1-like — translation MATALRVMTLGPSPQNGSPNTCVLLSTAPADSSPPQKMSVLLPAKRSSPAGESGPNSPASNDMLRCKRRITFSGSVHQHMHHHQPASVARRNARERNRVKQVNNGFATLRQHIPMSLMLAAAAERAESPSEQRSGRCGGSNSAAAKKMSKVETLRCAVEYIRSLQSLLNSENAPGSSPSQASVTSEGTSGVLGGFYGGDFASSEGSPSSTYQFPVQAPPPSSLSSPPPSSSSSTGSPSPSYASDEAPAVYTPSCGVFYESHAATPAETYEPMSPEDEELLDVISWWQQSQ, via the coding sequence ATGGCCACGGCCCTCCGAGTCATGACTCTAGGACCCAGCCCCCAGAACGGCTCCCCCAACACTTGCGTCCTTCTCTCTACGGCGCCCGCCGACTCCAGCCCTCCGCAGAAGATGAGCGTCCTGCTGCCCGCCAAGCGCTCCTCGCCGGCCGGCGAATCGGGGCCCAACTCCCCGGCCTCCAACGACATGCTCCGCTGCAAGCGGCGCATCACCTTCTCCGGCTCCGTGCACCAGCACATGCACCACCACCAGCCCGCTTCCGTGGCCAGGAGGAACGCGAGGGAGCGGAATCGCGTCAAGCAGGTCAACAACGGCTTCGCCACTCTGCGCCAACACATCCCGATGTCTCTGATGCTGGCTGCGGCGGCCGAGAGGGCCGAATCGCCCTCGGAGCAGCGCTCGGGCCGCTGCGGAGGCTCGAACTCGGCCGCGGCCAAGAAGATGTCCAAGGTGGAAACGCTGAGGTGCGCCGTGGAGTACATCCGCAGCCTACAGTCCTTGCTCAACTCAGAAAACGCCCCGGGCTCATCACCGTCGCAGGCCTCGGTCACGTCCGAGGGGACGAGCGGGGTGCTGGGAGGCTTCTACGGCGGAGACTTCGCCTCTTCCGAAGGCTCGCCCTCCTCCACGTATCAGTTCCCGGTGCAAGCCCCACCGCCCTCCTCGCTGTCCTCACCTCCGCCTTCGTCCTCCTCGTCCACGGGGTCTCCGTCGCCGTCTTACGCGTCGGACGAGGCGCCGGCGGTGTACACGCCGTCGTGCGGCGTTTTCTACGAGTCGCACGCGGCGACGCCCGCGGAAACGTACGAGCCCATGAGCCCAGAAGACGAGGAGCTGCTGGACGTCATCTCGTGGTGGCAGCAGAGTCAATAG